One region of Daphnia pulicaria isolate SC F1-1A chromosome 7, SC_F0-13Bv2, whole genome shotgun sequence genomic DNA includes:
- the LOC124349359 gene encoding protein furry-like isoform X1, which translates to MAEILSIRDLPDDNSLSVAAESSLTNSQSIKDDVSPTFEVPKVVEIVSNGDKLESDRPIGERQSPDGQEEESDSNITVKALDEQSPTSGDGQGEDVMRDVIPSSNILPWYARKERSIHTPTSVQVETSLKPGEYVMRNLFAEFVIQADKKITSVMAEAFDRSLSKSLQRGEDAQFDQLLSSFGSVAEHCLPSLLRTLFAWFERQGIEWMPGNEHKQKGDTKRSNASEIFALSEEEYIMERRDLAVQFILCLVLIEVLKQLPVHPGHEDLVNYIENLAFKNFKYRDGVQNSPNAANMLVIADLYAEVIGVLAQSRFHSVRKRFVSELKELRSREPSPATTQAIISLLMGMKFFRVKMVPIEEFEASFQFMQECAHYFLEVKDKDIKHSLAGLFVEILVPVAATVKHEVNVPCLKNFVEMLYPPTIDLATKNKHRLALFPLVTCLLCVGQKMFFLSNWHCFLAMCLNHLKNRDPQFSRVALESLYRLLWVYMIRIKCESNSATLSRLLSIVNSLFPKGSKSVVPRDTPLNIFVKIIQFIAQERLDFAMREIVFDLLSVARPVKIILTPERMNIGLRAFLVIADSLQKKEGEPPMPRTVGALPSGSTMRVKKTYLSKMLTEDAARSIGMSAYYPYMRKVLNGILRALDGQFGRPLIMTNLQNTNKEPDEMMSGERKPKIDLFRTCVAAMPRLIPDGMSRSELVELLSRITLHMDEELRTLAFQCLQNIVVDFPVWREDVLYGYIQFIVKEVPDTSPQLLDNVLRILLQLLSTWRNGVITATHRSPQEEPPSTISKLETASALRAAEGLALVMLCQCRLPPRRVSALILKEVKLLLKAFGLTSRDEEPVLDVMDSCCAAVLDKWSHLLPSSERAALQNVDLQWLSERSSPVWTSGVIDDSANKGSVAANSVSGVDVWSSCLCSFLEKNRVTSHCLSATANAWTIVFTRLNSLYIVVDPTPVSDNRASLLRSAATVKRPVNERDVYLHLWKNYVAFACRVVPPSTNPVLRCASPDISLSSSPDGMSTDRSEVRSSGGTVSPSSLYKLIVPLIRCEVSDMRSTVVNALGMINHAANRDLMEELVLYIREALDRKQGNVRRQRRRDALRLQLVRIFQLIANRGTFGMSYVNGEGNPLHPVVIEFLDGMRQCLELDTDRDSVAGREVRSCFALFVTNLIDCFPLDLRPSLLKRDLRQQLFILFAGWSGKFGRPFGFNSSSAAKEQEPTELELTAVEAMSSVLCCGPCFNRQGLTEDNHSDVYSWLDILLASKNDKVYGLAQETVVLLLEFNPDISPLLDWVVDRCYTGNAQVADGCFLALATIFSAREYPCDHYTAIINVTLMSTGCPRTIIHEVALQLLQVLDARFFGSGPSLPLAFGDLDSEATERAEGGISTLDALLATTYSRSQIYLSRQLAQLHPELTMPMFSEITHRLQTARPTVRQLLFRYLLPWLCNMELVDPNLPPMSSGYNYPTYCADLGRSVPGAAPNNMAGDANDTGHREGWGSAEATEMVLNNLFYVTVKFGDDHPKELEDVWAELCTCWPTNLRVILRYLFIVTGMAPAELLPYAKRVVIYLGRARPERLLDELINELQTIETMSCLIERTETPPFFRVTSLRKTSSHWGESGTEPAAPSGSSGGQINRPEDASLGIGGLNVEKGTIHTKRHSSEDPGMLTLSAAAVVAGSVCNSTIPAVSKVCSSPRLDRSRSHNDADTINVTKKVVLEEHPSTINPTNNDYEASQPHPLPMPEYGGYFAPLTEFLPNSSQPVNGFHRCNLAVMFLVDLVVEGMEQGSEVDWSVHLPLVLHMAILGLDHTRPLVSEHCKQLLLNLLLVLADHGDHLTVAKVLLQTRTEQLKYGLTTSTLPVQKHNFTEPDLEFDSYLHAPFMQLGTPTWSSSETGEDLSGDDDDSTEMPATVALSDVIKSLVYFISSRPGQPLWSYEDITSKVWSVRSAEQLDVFVQHICRVFSESLPHSHLEERWAQVALHLALSSPSRHYAGRSLQIFRGLRVPITSRMLTDILSRLVETAAEQGEDMQGYVTELVLTLEASVESLETDFRPMDVARDIFKSTPNLNNKECGSPFLERVSGANLTRRHAFYGRTHLSAGNAPYSHIRSTSYTAACGDRKAGNNDLKDQMRGRSSSGNANGVTLFAGSSLSRSRSAQSLKQALETGLVQDDKLAILAQLFWIAVCLLESDYEHEFLLALRLLERVLHRLPLDRPDCRDRVEKMLPQLKWNNFTGVHAIVLKGCTSPNVSTYESTLSLLSQFTPFLEIALMDPSIGSAFAINVMALLPYMVANYEDATPLCIRSAENIAHVSTEKGKKMENLATVMTLYSRRTFSKESFQWTKCVVKYLHDSYGYLTLPMVTFLVEVLERGPNSMQGAVLSILHCLLHYVDFNLSSNAQQVNADLLRVIAKYIEGAHWKEALKILKLAVTRSSSLVAPPSSASGPSSGWGSDSNASSFSDSELFVKKELPGRTMEFTYDLSQTPIIGRRHAGPTAESYRPKDPFTSASEADTKVSASKEEKGTGNGASSPRRSVSLSSADSSSISGWKRPWLSQARVRESLVNLLTAFGQRVGLPKSPSWVFYVDHHTGKVIFSQSSELLERQSSMASSMEEVSTQQDLSGDSKLDDSVTTDQQFGVFKDFDFLEYELESQEDEGMDQFNWGVHRHSLSSLNAEGEKENTAQATPSHSSRKDHGIEESSDDDMGSVSPLDDMEAGLGHSINEFPSMTITRDLPSSLPLDLNSSHSEIHSDSSQSECSEGDGGDVTPCNLSPCIIGPMASVTPPNFMRAEDTATQPHSSLEDIDPTWRTHFQVLVSEGGPSQLVSSLHYLPKLFRDVRAKVLSATRECCHYLQNSQGNGAAVLRQICANFQATADVVATRCECPFIFCESSLNDWAHSRYWKRLRFTLMEFYEHSETCTDRREHALECLGLVQSTLKLQMMGETFPEQTHDEQHYDLCRYLYRLHFQVLLFMENSAKLVNALQNVATAHEMLDMSSDIGLIRMGLYQALEEIELDSLDGSQATPTDMSLNDASIQEEMNIKELEYNLLELLMNKRFVKALRLTRQYRQCWSHDYFGTSDDEELAAIMRVYGRYIASKKSCAIIATCPDESSLADSSGVIMDFNMQTQSTLKALEKSLMIISDSRSDRSDYSDPLKGRSYRTYKAMIRVLRGIRTKNIRQKSTFL; encoded by the exons ATGGCGGAAATTCTGAGTATTCGTGATCTACCGGATGACAACTCGCTGA gTGTTGCAGCAGAGTCTAGCCTAACCAATTCACAATCAATTAAAG ATGATGTTAGTCCAACGTTTGAAGTTCCCAAGGTGGTTGAAATCGTTTCCAATGGTGATAAGCTGGAATCAGATAGGCCTATTGGAGAAAGGCAGAGTCCTGAtgggcaagaagaagaatcagatTCCAATATTACTGTGAAAGCACTTG ACGAACAATCTCCAACATCTGGAGATGGTCAAGGAGAAGATGTGATGAGAGATGTCATTCCCAGTAGCAATATTTTACCATGGTATGCAAGGAAAGAAAGATCAATACATACCCCTACCAGTGTCCAAGTAGAAACATCGTTAAAGCCAGGAGAATATGTCATGAGAAATTTGTttgctgaatttgtcattcaaGCAGACAAGAAAATTACTAGTGTGATGGCTGAAGCATTT GATCGTTCGTTGTCAAAATCATTACAAAGAGGAGAAGATGCCCAGTTCGATCAATTACTCAGTTCCTTTGGATCGGTAGCAGAACATTGTCTCCCCTCCCTTTTGCGGACATTGTTTGCTTGGTTTGAGAGACAAGGCATTGAGTGGATGCCTGGTAATGAACACAAGCAAAAAGGAGATACTAAGCGAAG TAATGCATCTGAGATTTTCGCGTTATCAGAAGAGGAATACATAATGGAACGCAGAGATCTTGCAGTGCAATTCATTCTGTGTCTTGTCCTGATTGAAGTTTTGAAACAACTGCCAGTCCATCCAGGACATGAAGATCTCGTCAACTACATTGAAAATTTGGCTTTCAAAAACTTCAAATATCGCGATGG CGTACAGAATAGTCCAAATGCAGCAAACATGTTGGTTATTGCTGACCTCTATGCTGAAGTTATTGGAGTATTGGCACAGTCTCGCTTTCACTCGGTCCGCAAGCGATTCGTGTCTGAACTTAAAGAACTCAGATCCAGGGAGCCTTCTCCTGCTACAACTCAAGCCATTATCTCACTCTTGATGGGCATGAAATTCTTCCGAGTCAAG ATGGTGCCAATTGAAGAATTTGAAGCTTCTTTCCAATTTATGCAAGAATGCGCTCACTACTTTTTAGAAGTAAAAGATAAAGACATAAAGCACAGTCTTGCCGGACTGTTTGTTGAGATTCTTGTCCCGGTTGCTGCC ACTGTCAAGCACGAGGTAAACGTCCCgtgtttgaagaattttgtcgAAATGCTTTAtcctccgacgatcgatttagccacgaaaaacaaacatcgCTTGGCACTGTTTCCTCTGGTCACATGTTTACTATGTGTGGgccagaaaatgtttttcctgTCTAATTGGCATTGCTTTTTAGCTATGTGCTTAAATCATTTGAAGAATCGAGACCCTCAGTTTTCACGTGTTGCTCTCG AATCTTTATATCGCCTGCTTTGGGTCTACATGATAAGGATAAAATGCGAGAGCAATAGCGCTACGCTTTCACGTCTTCTCAGCATCGTGAATTCCCTATTTCCCAAGGGCTCAAAATCGGTTGTCCCTCGGGATACACCTCTTAATATTTTCGTCAAAATCATCCAGTTTATCGCTCAG GAACGTCTTGACTTTGCTATGAGAGAGATCGTCTTCGATTTGCTTTCCGTGGCTAGACCCGTCAAGATTATCTTGACACCGGAAAGGATGAATATTGGTCTTCGAGCCTTTTTGGTTATTGCGGATAGCttgcaaaagaaagaaggcgAGCCGCCTATGCCAAGGACGGTGGGAGCTCTTCCCTCCGGCAGTACCATGCGTGTCAAAAAAACTTACTTGAGCAAA ATGTTAACCGAAGATGCTGCACGAAGTATTGGAATGAGCGCGTATTATCCGTACATGAGGAAAGTGCTGAATGGTATCCTACGAGCGTTAGATGGTCAGTTCGGTCGCCCCTTGATCATGACGAATCTGCAAAACACTAACAAG GAACCCGATGAAATGATGAGCGGAGAGCGGAAACCTAAAATTGATTTGTTCCGAACATGCGTAGCGGCCATGCCACGTTTGATTCCCGATGGAATGTCTCGAAGTGAATTAGTCGAATTACTTTCGCGAATCACACTCCACATGGATGAAGAACTTCGTACTCTTGCCTTCCAGTGCTTGCAGAACATCGTCGTTGACTTTCCCGTGTGGCGAGAAGATGTTCTCTAtg GATACATCCAGTTTATCGTAAAAGAAGTCCCGGATACATCGCCGCAATTACTAGACAATGTGCTCCGAATCCTATTGCAGCTTCTTAGCACTTGGCGGAATGGCGTAATTACTGCAACACATCGCTCCCCTCAAGAAGAACCTCCCAGTACCATTTCG aaattggaAACTGCCAGTGCATTACGTGCTGCGGAAGGTCTGGCATTAGTAATGCTGTGTCAGTGCCGTCTACCACCTCGACGAGTTTCGGCTCTGATTTTGAAAGAAGTTAAGCTGCTGTTGAAAGCCTTTG GATTGACGAGTCGAGATGAAGAACCCGTGCTCGATGTAATGGATAGCTGCTGTGCTGCCGTCTTGGATAAATGGAGTCATTTATTGCCGTCGTCGGAGAGAGCAGCACTGCAAAATGTGGATTTGCAATGGTTGTCGGAGCGTTCATCTCCCGTGTGGACTTCAG GAGTGATCGATGATAGTGCCAACAAAGGAAGTGTTGCGGCCAATAGTGTCAGTGGCGTAGATGTCTGGTCATCATGCTTGTGTTCATTCCTGGAGAAAAATCGGGTGACTTCGCACTGCCTTTCAGCTACAGCCAATGCATGGACCATCGTCTTCACTCGTCTGAATTCGTTGTATATTGTGGTTGATCCAAC TCCCGTCTCGGATAACCGTGCTTCACTCCTAAGAAGCGCAGCCACTGTTAAACGCCCTGTTAACGAACGCGATGTCTATCTTCACCTTTGGAAGAATTACGTGGCTTTTGCATGTCGAGTGGTGCCTCCCTCCACAAACCCTGTTCTACGTTGCGCCTCGCCCGACATTAGCTTAAG TTCGTCTCCCGACGGAATGTCTACGGACAGGAGTGAAGTCCGCAGCTCGGGCGGAACTGTCTCACCTTCTTCGCTGTACAAATTGATTGTGCCGTTGATACGATGTGAAGTGTCAGATATGCGCAGCACTGTTGTCAATGCTTTGGGGATGATTAATCACGCAGCCAACAG GGATTTGATGGAAGAGCTTGTCCTTTATATCCGCGAAGCCCTTGACCGCAAACAAGGCAATGTTAGACGACAGCGTAGACGAGACGCCCTTCGACTACAGTTGGTCCGAATTTTTCAACTAATTGCCAATCGGGGAACCTTTGGAATGAG TTACGTGAATGGAGAAGGAAATCCTCTTCACCCAGTTGTAATTGAATTCTTGGACGGAATGAGGCAATGCCTGGAATTGGATACGGACCGTGATTCTGTGGCAGGCCGGGAAGTTCGCTCTTGTTTCGCTCTATTCGTCACCAATTTGATTGATTGCTTCCCTC TCGATTTGCGCCCCAGTCTGTTGAAGCGCGATCTGCGACAGCAGCTTTTTATTCTATTTGCGGGATGGAGCGGCAAATTTGGTCGGCCTTTTGGCTTTAATTCATCCAGTGCTGCCAAAGAGCAGGAGCCTACCGAGCTTGAATTGACGGCTGTAGAGGCCATGAGTTCCGTTTTGTGTTGCGGCCCATGCTTTAATCGTCAGGGTTTAACAGAAGACAACCACAGCGATGTGTACTCTTGGTTGGACATTCTTTTAGCTTCTAAAAACGACAAG GTTTATGGGTTAGCCCAGGAGACAGTTGTGCTTCTGCTCGAGTTTAATCCGGATATAAGTCCCTTGTTAGACTGGGTAGTCGACCGGTGCTATACCGGAAACGCCCAAGTGGCCGATGGTTGCTTTCTAGCTTTAGCTACCATATTTAGTGCTAGGGAGTATCCCTGTGACCATTACACGGCTATTATCAACGTCACGCTAATGTCGACTGGCTGCCCTCGAACAATTATTCACGAAGTGGCACTGCAACTTTTACAG gTGCTGGATGCCAGATTTTTTGGAAGTGGTCCATCGCTTCCTTTGGCTTTTGGTGATTTAGATAGCGAAGCAACTGAGCGAGCTGAAGGGGGTATTAGCACACTAGACGCTCTATTGGCAACCACCTACTCTCGGTCGCAGATATATCTCTCCCGTCAATTGGCTCAGCTCCATCCGGAGTTGACTATGCCGATGTTTTCAG AAATAACTCATCGGCTTCAGACAGCTCGACCGACTGTTAGACAGCTTCTTTTTCGTTATCTACTTCCTTGGTTGTGTAACATGGAACTTGTCGATCCTAATCTTCCACCAATGAGTAGCGGATACAACTATCCAACTTATTGTGCCGATTTGGGAAGATCGGTCCCTGGGGCAGCCCCTAATAACATGGCGGGAGATGCAAATGACACAG GTCATCGTGAAGGTTGGGGATCAGCCGAAGCAACTGAAATGGTGTTGAATAATCTATTCTACGTAACAGTCAAGTTTGGAGACGACCACCCCAAAGAATTAGAGGATGTTTGGGCGGAGTTGTGCACGTGTTGGCCTACCAATCTGCGAGTCATCCTGCGCTATCTGTTTATCGTGACGGGCATGGCGCCCGCAGAACTTCTTCCATAC GCTAAACGGGTGGTGATTTACTTGGGACGCGCCCGGCCTGAGCGCCTTCTGGATGAACTTATCAACGAATTGCAAACTATCGAGACGATGTCTTGCCTTATTGAACGAACAGAGACGCCGCCCTTTTTCCGTGTCACCAGCTTGCGGAAGACTTCATCTCATTGGGGCGAGTCTGGAACGGAGCCAGCTGCGCCCAGTGGATCCAGCGGAGGTCAGATCAACCGCCCCGAGGACGCCTCTCTCGGTATCGGTGGACTGAATGTTGAAAAAGGCACGATTCACACCAAACGTCACAGCAGCGAGGATCCTGGGATGCTTACACTAAGTGCTGCCGCAGTAGTGGCTGGTAGTGTTTGCAATTCCACGATTCCAGCCGTGAGCAAAGTGTGCTCCTCTCCTCGCCTGGACCGCTCTCGTTCACACAACGATGCTGATACAATTAACGTGACGAAGAAAGTGGTCTTGGAAGAACATCCTTCTACCATCAATCCAACCAACAACGATTACGAAGCATCTCAGCCGCATCCTCTACCCATGCCAGAGTATGGAGGTTATTTTGCGCCATTAACAGAGTTTCTGCCCAACAGTTCGCAACCAGTTAATGGATTTCATCG ATGCAATTTGGCCGTCATGTTTTTAGTCGATTTGGTGGTGGAAGGTATGGAGCAAGGAAGTGAGGTTGATTGGTCCGTCCACCTCCCACTCGTCTTGCACATGGCCATTCTGGGTTTGGATCACACTCGCCCGCTAGTCTCGGAACATTGCAAACAGTTGCTTCTAAATTTACTTCTGGTTTTGGCTGATCATGGAGATCATCTAACTG TTGCCAAGGTTTTGCTACAAACCAGAACGGAACAACTGAAATACGGTCTGACTACTTCTACCTTGCCAGTTCAAAAACATAATTTCACGGAACCGGATTTGGAGTTTGATAGCTATCTTCACGCTCCGTTCATGCAACTGGGAACGCCTACATGGTCGTCATCGGAAACTGGCGAAGACTTGTCGGGTGATGACGATGATAGTACAGAGATGCCAGCCACAGTAGCGCTGTCGGACGTCATCAAATCGTTGGTCTACTTCATTTCATCCAG ACCTGGTCAACCTCTATGGAGCTACGAAGACATTACATCCAAAGTCTGGAGCGTTCGTAGCGCCGAACAGCTGGATGTGTTTGTCCAGCACATCTGTCGCGTTTTCAGTGAATCTTTGCCTCATAGTCACTTAGAAGAAAG GTGGGCTCAAGTTGCCCTTCATCTGGCATTGTCTTCGCCTTCCAGACATTATGCTGGGCGTTCTCTTCAA ATCTTCCGAGGATTGCGAGTACCGATAACATCGCGAATGCTTACCGATATTCTTTCTCGTCTGGTTGAAACCGCTGCCGAACAGGGTGAAGACATGCAAGGTTACGTGACTGAGCTGGTGTTGACACTCGAGGCATCCGTCGAGTCTTTAGAAACGGATTTCCGACCGATGGATGTTGCGCGCGACATTTTCAAATCGACTCCTAATCTAAACAATAAAGAATGTGGTAGTCCATTCCTGGAAAGAGTGTCGGGTGCTAATCTGACACGTCGACATGCTTTTTACGGACGAACCCATCTCAGTGCTGGAAACGCTCCGTACAGTCACATTCGATCTACCAGTTACACGGCAGCCTGCGGAGACAGAAAAGCTGGTAATAATGACCTCAAAG ATCAAATGCGAGGCAGAAGCAGCAGTGGAAATGCAAACGGGGTGACTCTGTTCGCTGGCTCAAGTCTATCCCGTTCACGATCGGCCCAGTCCTTGAAG CAGGCACTAGAGACGGGGCTTGTACAGGATGACAAGTTGGCCATTCTCGCCCAGTTATTCTGGATCGCCGTTTGCTTGTTGGAATCTGATTACGAGCACGAGTTTCTTTTGGCTCTGCGATTGCTTGAACGTGTCCTCCACCGATTACCACTCGACCGTCCTGACTGTCGTGATAGG GTGGAGAAGATGTTGCCTCAACTCAAGTGGAATAATTTCACCGGCGTCCACGCTATTGTTCTCAAAGGTTGCACTAGCCCCAATGTTTCGACCTACGAATCGACTCTGTCGTTGTTGAGCCAATTCACTCCCTTTTTGGAGATCGCCCTGATGGACCCCAGTATTGGCTCCGCTTTCGCCATCAACGTTATGGCTCTTTTACCGTACATGGTGGCCAATTATGAAGACGCTACACCACTTTGCATCCGCAGCGCAGAAAATATTGCTCAC GTAAGCACGGAAAAGGgcaaaaagatggaaaatctAGCCACGGTAATGACGCTTTACAGTCGCCGCACGTTCAGCAAGGAGAGTTTCCAATGGACCAAGTGCGTCGTTAAATACTTGCACGATTCGTACGGTTATCTGACTTTGCCTATGGTCACGTTTCTAGTTGAG GTTTTGGAACGCGGGCCAAATAGCATGCAAGGAGCTGTGCTAAGTATCTTGCACTGTCTGCTCCATTACGTCGACTTTAATTTGTCTTCCAACGCTCAACAGGTCAACGCCGACCTACTACGAGTTATTGCCAAGTATATTGAG GGCGCACACTGGAAAGAAGCCCTTAAAATACTGAAGTTGGCTGTTACCCGCTCCTCCTCACTTGTGGCCCCACCGTCATCCGCTAGCGGCCCATCAAGTGGTTGGGGATCTGATTCCAATGCCTCTTCGTTCTCCGATTCGGAGTTGTTTGTTAAAAAGGAGCTTCCAG GACGCACCATGGAGTTCACATACGATCTGTCACAAACTCCAATCATTGGTCGACGACACGCCGGTCCTACTGCAGAGTCTTATCGACCAAAAGATCCATTCACATCCGCCAGTGAAGCTGATACCAAAGTTTCAGCCAGCAAAGAAGAGAAGGGAACGGGCAATGGCGCATCGTCTCCCCGACGCTCTGTCTCACTTTCATCTGCCGATTCTTCTTCCATCTCTGGCTGGAAGAGACCCTGGCTCTCACAA GCTCGTGTTCGCGAATCTCTAGTCAACTTGTTAACTGCATTCGGCCAACGAGTAGGCCTGCCCAAAAGCCCATCG TGGGTCTTCTATGTGGACCATCATACGGGCAAG GTTATCTTCAGCCAAAGTTCGGAACTATTGGAAAGGCAGTCGAGCATGGCGTCGTCGATGGAAGAGGTATCCACGCAACAGGATCTATCGGGCGATTCCAAATTGGATGACTCCGTCACAACCGACCAACAGTTTGGCGTGTTCAAGGACTTTGACTTCCTCGAATACGAGTTGGAATCTCAGGAAGATGAAGGAATGGATCAATTTAATTGGGGAGTTCACCGACACTCTCTGTCTAGTTTGAACGCTGaaggagagaaggagaacacTGCTCAAGCTACTCCAAGCCATTCGTCGAGAAAG gATCACGGTATCGAGGAGTCGTCTGACGATGATATGGGTTCAGTTTCACCGTTGGATGACATGGAAGCGGGATTGGGGCATAGTATAAATGAGTTCCCCAGCATGACCATCACACGGGACCTACCCTCATCATTGCCACTCGATCTCAATTCCAGTCACTCTGAAATCCATTCAGATTCTTC ACAAAGCGAGTGTAGTGAAGGTGATGGAGGTGACGTAACTCCCTGTAACCTTTCACCTTGTATTATCGGCCCCATGGCGTCCGTGACTCCCCCAAACTTTATGAGGGCAGAAGATACGGCGACTCAACCCCACAGCAGTTTGGAAGATATCGATCCCACTTGGAGAACTCATTTCCAAGTTCTTGTGTCAGAGGGTGGCCCATCTCAATTAGTTTCATCTCTTCATTATCTCCCGAAACTTTTCCGA GATGTACGTGCTAAAGTGCTTTCAGCAACCCGAGAATGTTGTCATTATCTGCAAAATTCCCAGGGGAACGGAGCAGCTGTGTTGAGGCAGATATGCGCCAACTTTCAA GCAACAGCCGATGTGGTGGCCACCCGTTGTGAGTGTCCGTTCATATTCTGCGAGAGCAGCCTCAACGACTGGGCTCACAGTCGCTATTGGAAGCGATTACGCTTTACTTTGATGGAATTTTACGAACACAGTGAAACGTGCACCGACAGGAGAGAGCATGCCTTGGAG TGTCTTGGCTTGGTGCAGTCAACATTGAAGCTTCAAATGATGGGGGAAACGTTCCCTGAGCAAACTCACGACGAACAACACTATGACCTATGTCGTTACCTGTATCGGCTCCACTTTCAAGTATTGCTTTTTATGGAGAACTCGGCCAAGTTGGTGAATGCGTTGCAGAATGTTGCCACAGCACACGAG ATGTTAGACATGTCATCAGACATTGGTCTGATACGTATGGGGCTGTATCAAGCCCTCGAAGAAATTGAACTAGATTCGTTGGATGGCAGCCAAGCCACTCCGACTGATATGTCATTGAATGATGCTTCCATTCAGGAGGAAATGAATATCAAAGAGCTGGAATACAATTTATTGGAACTCTTGATGAATAAGCGATTCGTCAAAGCTTTGCGCTTGACGCGGCAATATCG TCAATGTTGGTCACACGATTACTTTGGAACGAGTGATGACGAAGAATTGGCGGCCATTATGCGAGTTTATGGACGATACATTGCCAGCAAGAAATCat GCGCTATAATTGCCACTTGCCCCGACGAATCCTCTTTGGCTGACAGTAGTGGTGTCATAATGGATTTTAATATGCAGACGCAGTCGACGCTAAAAGCTCTAGAAAAATCGCTCATGATCATTTCGGATTCACGCAGCGACCGCTCCGATTACAGT gACCCGTTAAAGGGCCGTTCTTACCGAACTTACAAAGCGATGATCCGCGTTCTACGAGGAATTCGGACAAAAAACATCCGCCAAAAATCAACTTTCTTGTGA